In Artemia franciscana chromosome 4, ASM3288406v1, whole genome shotgun sequence, a single window of DNA contains:
- the LOC136026551 gene encoding mannan endo-1,4-beta-mannosidase-like — protein MNERVVIKSKKFFYKGQQVFFCGSWPFDNRGDYFGNDRFRHTRDELVEELDGIQSAGGNLVIIDVHKLAKITPVFDEHNYVVSTDKEKTLPSDLRKYLDEAKKRNIFVHVLLSTFAFKENRLTMNALYPDKVQSYIDNCLIPIVRELSGHPALLAYCVFGEPEFNMDIHEIREGPFKVDFLGLNWFTIHVADVKGVGVYRGHVQYPNEGYTLEVILRYINMLADAIHRTDPGALVSVLARSAATVNRNTEKHKNTKDIYSDELLLKAGGREKGYLDFLAIREKPWGPKDSPESYYLPINLKNNHADDFKYPKPIMFSYFMPLNLPPGEDPLSLLDFAYKNGYCGIAVLDVRDAEKKDRQVAESLIKKFTEGKVYDKKEGIIKVNIGG, from the exons ATGAACGAGAGAGTTGTTATCAAAagcaaaaagtttttctacaaGGGGCAACAAGTATTCTTTTGCGGGTCATGGCCGTTTGATAACAGAGGTGACTACTTTGGGAATGATCGCTTCAGACATACAAGAGATGAACTTGTTGAAGAACTGGATGGTATACAGAGCGCTGGAGGAAACTTAGTCATCATTGATGTTCACAAACTTGCAAAAATCACACCAGTTTTTGATGAGCACAATTATGTCGTTAGcacagacaaagaaaaaacactgcCAAGCGATTTGAGGAAATATCTTGATGAGGCAAAAAAGCGAAATATTTTTGTACATGTTCTCTTATCAACATTTGCGTTTAAAGAAAATAGATTGACAATGAACGCTCTCTACCCTGACAAGGTACAAAGTTACATCGACAACTGCTTGATACCCATTGTAAGAGAGCTTTCAGGACACCCAGCCTTGCTGGCTTATTGCGTATTTGGCGAGCCAGAGTTTAACATGGACATTCATGAAATAAGAGAGGGTCCTTTTAAAGTCGATTTTCTTGGATTGAATTGGTTTACAATTCATGTAGCAGACGTTAAAGGTGTTGGAGTATACAGAGGTCATGTGCAGTACCCTAACGAAG GATATACTCTTGAAGTCATTCTAAGGTACATCAACATGCTCGCTGACgctattcacagaactgatccAGGGGCTCTTGTCAGCGTCCTAGCCCGATCAGCAGCAACAGTGAACAGAAAtacagaaaaacataaaaatacgaAGGATATCTATTCCGATGAACTGCTACTCAAAGCAGGAGGACGTGAAAAAGGATATTTAGATTTTCTAGCAATTCGAGAGAAACCATGGGGGCCAAAAGACAGTCCAGAGTCATATTATTTgccaataaatttgaaaaacaatcacgctgatgattttaaatatccaAAGCCGATTATGTTCAGTTACTTTATGCCCTTGAATTTACCACCTGGGGAGGATCCGTTAAGCCTGCTAGACTTTGCTTACAAAAATGGCTATTGCGGAATAGCTGTTTTGGATGTTCGTGATGCCGAGAAGAAGGATAGACAGGTGGCAGAAAGTCTGATAAAGAAATTCACTGAAGGAAAGGTCTATGacaaaaaagaaggaataaTAAAAGTGAATATAGGGGGATAA
- the LOC136026550 gene encoding mannan endo-1,4-beta-mannosidase-like, which translates to MKDRIIIKEKSFFFNGQRIFFSGTWPFDSKGDYFGNDRFKDTRDELIEELDGIQTAGGNLVLIDVHQSSKFTPLFNVDNYVIGTDKDNTLPSDLRKYLDEAKKRNIFVHLLLTSFAFKENTLLTNALYTDKVQSYIDNCLIPIVKELSGHPALLAYCVYNEPEFNMDIHGVREGPFKVDFLGSSWFTIHVADIKGGGGYRGHAHYPNEGCNLEVILRYINLLADAIHQTDPGALVSVIPRSAVTINRNEEKYKNTKDIYADELLLKAGGREKGYLDFLAPKEKPWGPKDNPSSYNLPINLINNHADDFYNPKPLMIGYFAPVNMPPGVEPLTLFETAYKNGYHGIAVTDGRDPAKKGRERAQDLMRRFTMCKTYDKKAGVIEVKICE; encoded by the exons ATGAAAGATCGCATtatcattaaagaaaaaagtttcttttttaacggACAGCGCATTTTCTTCAGCGGCACATGGCCATTTGACAGCAAAGGCGATTATTTTGGAAACGACCGGTTTAAAGACACTCGAGATGAGCTTATTGAGGAGTTAGATGGCATACAAACCGCTGGCGGGAACCTGGTTCTTATTGATGTCCATCAATCTTCTAAATTTACCCCTCTTTTTAATGTGGACAATTATGTCATAGGCACGGACAAGGACAACACATTGCCGAGTGACCTAAGAAAATACCTTGACGAAGCTAAAAAACGCAACATTTTTGTGCACCTTCTCTTAACTTCTTTTGCTTTTAAAGAGAATACGCTACTTACTAATGCCCTCTACACAGACAAGGTTCAAAGTTATATTGATAATTGCTTGATACCCATTGTCAAAGAGCTTTCGGGTCATCCAGCATTGCTAGCCTACTGTGTATATAACGAGCCTGAATTTAACATGGACATTCATGGAGTAAGAGAGGGTCCATTTAAGGTAGATTTTCTTGGGTCCAGCTGGTTCACAATCCACGTGGCAGACATAAAAGGAGGCGGAGGATATAGAGGTCACGCCCACTATCCAAATGAAG GTTGCAATCTTGAAGTCATTTTAAGGTATATCAACCTGCTTGCAGACGCAATTCATCAGACGGATCCAGGTGCTCTTGTTAGTGTAATTCCGAGGTCAGCCGTTACTATCAACAGGaatgaagaaaaatacaagAACACAAAAGATATATATGCCGATGAATTATTACTAAAAGCAGGAGGACGTGAAAAGGGATATTTAGATTTCTTGGCTCCCAAAGAAAAACCATGGGGACCAAAAGATAACCCCAGTTCGTACAACTTGCCGATCAACTTGATCAACAATCATGCTGATGACTTTTATAATCCAAAGCCACTTATGATTGGCTATTTCGCTCCAGTAAATATGCCTCCAGGAGTTGAGCCCTTGACCTTGTTTGAAACTGCATATAAAAATGGATACCATGGGATTGCGGTTACGGATGGCCGTGACCCCGCTAAAAAAGGCAGAGAACGAGCACAAGATTTGATGAGAAGGTTCACAATGTGCAAGACTTATGACAAAAAAGCAGGCGTTATTGAAGTAAAAATTTGTGAGTAA